A window of Actinomycetota bacterium genomic DNA:
TCTCGCGCAGGATGGGGGGCCCCGCCCTCAAGGACCCGATCGACAAGGTGCTGGCCGATCACTCGATCCCCGCTCCCGACCAGGTGCGGGTGCTGATGATGTGCCTGCCCAAGCACGCCGACGAGGGCTGCCTGTGCACGTCCCACGCCACCGTGGCCGGGCTGATGAACGACATCGCCGACCGGGAGGACTCGGTGACCGTGCTCGACCTCGAGGCCTCGCCCGAGCACCTGAGCCGGGGCACCACCCGCAACGTCGACGCCCTGTTCCTGATCGTCGAGCCTTATTACCGGTCCTACGAGACAGCCAAGCGCATGGCTGCCCTGGCCGCCGAGCTTCCCATCCGCCGGGTGGCCGTGGTGGCCAACAAGCTGCGCAACGCCCGCGACGCCGAGGCCATCCGGGAGTACTGCGAGATGGTCGGGCTCAACCTCGACGGCGAGCTACCGTGGAGCGAGGCCGCCATCAACGCCGACAAGGAGGGGGTCCCGGTGCTCGACTACGAGCCCAGCGACCCGTTCATCTCGGCCGTGGCCAAGGTCGCCGACCGGGTTACCGCCCTGAGCGACTGATCGGCGGATAGCCCGACGGCGGCCCCAGGCCAGGTGGCGGTCGGCGAAGTCGCGGGAAAGTCATGCCGGGGACCCCTCCGGTAGATGTATCCTGTCTCTATCCACCGGCCACCTTGCGAATGAGCACTTACTCACCCAAGTCCGAGGGCCTGCGGGCCCTCTACTGGCGAAGCGAGATCCTGCGGCTCATGTACTGGCTGCGGGGCGAGGGCTTCGGTGACCTGGTCGACGCCCCGATGCTGCGGCGTTACCTGGGCCTGGACGCCAAGGTGGGGCTCGGTTACCTCGAGAACCTGGTCGAGGACGGTCTGGTGGTGAGAGACGGCGATTGGTTCGCCCTGTCCGAGCAGGGGCTGGTCGAGGGCGAGGAGGAGTACCTCTGCGCCTTCAGCGACCTGCTCAAGCCCGTCCACGGCCAGTGCAGCCCGGAGTGCTGGTGCCAGATGTCCGACGAGGAGGCCCAGGCGTGCTCCTCCCAGAAAGAACGGCCGACCCCCACAGAGAGGAAGAGCCGCAACCCATGAGCCCCGCAACCAGCCGGGACACCAACGGTGCCCTGCCCCGCCACTACCTCAAGCCCTGCCTGCTGCTGCTGCTGGCCGAGGGCCCGTCCCACGGCTACGAGCTGCTCGAGCACGTCCGCAACATGGGGATCAAGGGCGCCGAACCCGGCGGTCTCTACCGCTACCTACGGTCGATGGAGAAGGAGGAGCTGGTCAGCTCGTGGTGGGAGCCTTCCCAGGCTGGCCCGGCCCGGCGCACCTACGTGCTCACCGACGAAGGGGCCGCTGCCCTGGAGGTGTCGGTCGGCTCCCTGCGGGACGTTCGCGAGATCCTGGTCAGCCTGCTCGACCGCTACGACGAGCTGCCCGCCAAGTCGAGTGCTCACTAACCCCGCCGGGGTGCGAGAATGAGTTGAAAGCCAGCGGCGGCCCCGGTCCCGAACGAATGAGGTGCGCGTATGTGTCTCGGTATCCCCGGAAAGCTCGTCGAGATCGTTGACCTCGCCGAGCACCGTGCGATCGCAGACGTCGACGGTGTCAGGCGCGAGATCAACATCCACCTCGTCGAGGGTGAAGCCGGCGGCATCAAGATCGGAGACTGGGTCCTGATCCACGTCGGGTTCGCGATGTCCCGTATCGACGAGGAGGAGGCGGCCCGCACCCTGGCCTTCATCAAGGACCTCGGGAGCCTCTACGACGACGAGCTGGCCCAGTTCGCGTCCAGCGGCACCGACCCAACCGAGTTCCATGCCGCCGGCAAGGCCGCCCCGGGGGCTTCCGAACAGGTGGCACCCGGCGCAGGGGCCGCACAGGTGGCACCCGGCGCAGGCGCCGCACAGGTGGCATCGTGAGGTTCGTCGACGAGTACCGCGACCCGGTCGCGGCGCGGGCGTGCGTGGCCGAGATCGACCGGGTGGCCGGTTCCATCGCCGAGGCCAAGGGCCATCACCTGAAGTTCATGGAGGTGTGCGGTGGCCACACCCACACCATCTACAAGCACGGCATCGAGAACGTGCTGCCCCCCTCGGTCGAGCTCGTCCACGGGCCCGGGTGCCCGGTGTGCGTCATCCCCATGGGCCGGGTCGACGACGCCATCGCCGTGGCCAAGACCCCGGGCACGATCTTCACGTCGTTCGGCGACATGATGAGGGTGCCGGGCGGTTCCGAGAACCTGCTCGAGGCCAAGGCCCAGGGCGCCGACGTGCGCATGGTCTACTCCCCCCTCGACGCCCTGCGCATCGCCATGGCCAACCCCGACCGCGAGGTCGTGTTCTTCGCCGTCGGCTTCGAGACCACGGCCCCGTCCACGGCCGTGACCCTGCTCAAGGCCAAGGAGAAGGGCGTGCGCAACTTCTCGGTCTTCTGCAACCACGTCACGATCGTGCCGCCCCTCAAGGCCATCTTGGAGTCGCCCGACCTGCGCCTCGACGGCTTCCTGGGCCCAGGCCACGTCTCCACCGTGATCGGCAACCACCCCTACCGGTTCGTGCCCGGGGTCTACGGCAAGCCGCTGGTCACCGCCGGGTTCGAGCCCCTCGACATCCTCCAGGCCATCGTCATGCTGTGCCGCCAGATCGACGAGGGCCGGTGCGAGGTCGAGAACCAGTACACCCGGGCCGTCGTCGATGCCGGCAACCCCAAGGCCCTCGGGGTCATCCGCGAGGTCTTCGAGCTGCGCCCCCACTTCGAGTGGCGGGGCCTGGGCTTCATCTCCCAGTCGGCCCTCAAGCTGCGTGAGAGCTACGCCGCCTTCGACGCCGAGCTGAAGTTCGAGGTGCCGGGCGTGCGGGTGGCCGACCCCAAGGCGTGCCAGTGCGGCGAGGTCCTCAAGGGCGTCATCAAGCCGTGGGAGTGCAAGGTGTTCGGCACGGCCTGCACCCCTGAGACCCCCATCGGCACCTGCATGGTCTCCTCCGAGGGCGCGTGCGCCGCTTATTACAACTACGGCCGCTTCACCAAGCAGGCGACGATCCCCGTCAAGGTCGGTTAGCCCCCGATGGCCGACGGGGGGGACGGCTCGGGGGACGCTGACGGCACGGGCCACGACAGGGTGGCTCCGGAAGACGGGGTGGCTCCGGAAGACGGGGTGGCTCCGGAAGACATAGTCCTGGAGCGCATCGAGGCCTTCCGGCGGCGGCGTCCCAAGCTGCGCGACGACTTCATCAACTCGGCCCACGGGGC
This region includes:
- a CDS encoding AAA family ATPase; this translates as MSSLRIAVAGKGGAGKTTFSATLSRLLARQGRDVIVIDGDSNPNVAVALGVDRELAESQQPLPITLVSRRMGGPALKDPIDKVLADHSIPAPDQVRVLMMCLPKHADEGCLCTSHATVAGLMNDIADREDSVTVLDLEASPEHLSRGTTRNVDALFLIVEPYYRSYETAKRMAALAAELPIRRVAVVANKLRNARDAEAIREYCEMVGLNLDGELPWSEAAINADKEGVPVLDYEPSDPFISAVAKVADRVTALSD
- a CDS encoding PadR family transcriptional regulator — protein: MSPATSRDTNGALPRHYLKPCLLLLLAEGPSHGYELLEHVRNMGIKGAEPGGLYRYLRSMEKEELVSSWWEPSQAGPARRTYVLTDEGAAALEVSVGSLRDVREILVSLLDRYDELPAKSSAH
- a CDS encoding HypC/HybG/HupF family hydrogenase formation chaperone is translated as MCLGIPGKLVEIVDLAEHRAIADVDGVRREINIHLVEGEAGGIKIGDWVLIHVGFAMSRIDEEEAARTLAFIKDLGSLYDDELAQFASSGTDPTEFHAAGKAAPGASEQVAPGAGAAQVAPGAGAAQVAS
- the hypD gene encoding hydrogenase formation protein HypD, which translates into the protein MRFVDEYRDPVAARACVAEIDRVAGSIAEAKGHHLKFMEVCGGHTHTIYKHGIENVLPPSVELVHGPGCPVCVIPMGRVDDAIAVAKTPGTIFTSFGDMMRVPGGSENLLEAKAQGADVRMVYSPLDALRIAMANPDREVVFFAVGFETTAPSTAVTLLKAKEKGVRNFSVFCNHVTIVPPLKAILESPDLRLDGFLGPGHVSTVIGNHPYRFVPGVYGKPLVTAGFEPLDILQAIVMLCRQIDEGRCEVENQYTRAVVDAGNPKALGVIREVFELRPHFEWRGLGFISQSALKLRESYAAFDAELKFEVPGVRVADPKACQCGEVLKGVIKPWECKVFGTACTPETPIGTCMVSSEGACAAYYNYGRFTKQATIPVKVG